A section of the Ruania halotolerans genome encodes:
- a CDS encoding LacI family DNA-binding transcriptional regulator, with protein sequence MVPAAHVGMAAGLESLSTAYDEANRMEGRPMARIVDVASHAGVSTATVSRVLNGKTVNPELAARVRSSVDLLGYVPDRTARSLRRRASDVVALVLPDVENPFFTAVARGVEDVAHGAGYSVVLCNTDDDPAKEAHYLTVAEHENMAGVLIAPATDSPALDALQARGRGLVVVDRRIDDAVDQVAFDNEELGYRVTNTLIRQGFRRIACVTGPRSTSTAVERANGWRRALAEADLAAEEELLVHANFRVDGGYAALSGLLAQSDPPEAVAATNNLVGVGVLRALADAHGTPARTAGRAEHTDKGPEASGPAIGIGIIGDLPFATSRTTDIHLVPLNPRELGMAAAHLLLERFADPGRPARSVVQAVPAPGSPLSR encoded by the coding sequence ATGGTGCCCGCCGCCCACGTCGGGATGGCTGCTGGCCTGGAGTCGCTCAGTACCGCCTACGATGAGGCGAACCGGATGGAAGGCAGGCCCATGGCTCGGATCGTCGATGTCGCGAGCCACGCAGGTGTCTCCACGGCCACCGTTTCCCGTGTTCTCAACGGCAAGACCGTGAACCCGGAGCTGGCGGCGCGAGTGCGCAGTTCCGTCGATCTCCTCGGCTACGTCCCGGACCGGACGGCCCGCTCACTGCGCCGCCGCGCGAGCGATGTGGTGGCGCTCGTGTTGCCGGATGTGGAGAACCCGTTCTTCACCGCCGTGGCGCGCGGCGTCGAGGATGTGGCGCACGGAGCGGGCTATTCGGTGGTGCTGTGCAACACCGACGACGATCCCGCCAAGGAAGCCCACTACCTCACCGTCGCCGAGCACGAGAATATGGCCGGAGTACTCATCGCCCCCGCCACTGACTCCCCCGCCCTCGACGCCCTGCAGGCGCGCGGGCGAGGGCTCGTGGTCGTGGACCGGCGCATCGATGACGCAGTGGACCAGGTGGCGTTCGACAACGAGGAGCTCGGTTATCGGGTCACGAACACCCTCATCCGGCAGGGATTTCGCAGGATTGCCTGCGTGACGGGACCTCGAAGCACAAGCACCGCCGTCGAGCGTGCGAACGGGTGGCGGCGTGCGCTGGCCGAGGCCGATCTCGCGGCCGAGGAGGAGCTACTCGTCCATGCGAACTTCCGGGTGGACGGCGGCTATGCGGCCCTTTCCGGCCTCCTTGCCCAGTCAGATCCGCCGGAGGCGGTGGCTGCCACCAACAATCTGGTGGGTGTGGGGGTGCTGCGCGCCCTCGCTGATGCCCACGGCACTCCGGCACGTACGGCCGGCAGGGCGGAGCACACAGACAAGGGACCTGAAGCGAGCGGGCCGGCGATCGGCATCGGCATCATCGGCGATCTACCGTTCGCCACCTCGCGCACCACGGACATCCACCTGGTCCCGTTGAACCCGCGCGAGCTCGGCATGGCGGCTGCCCATCTGCTGCTCGAGCGGTTCGCTGATCCGGGCAGGCCCGCCCGGTCGGTCGTCCAGGCCGTCCCGGCACCCGGTTCCCCCTTGTCTCGGTAA